GCCGGGATCGGCAGGTGCGCGATCAAGCCGGCCCCGGTCACCGCGAACAATGCCACCCAAAGGGCCGAGAACACACCAGCCAGCGGCGAACGGGCTCCGGCGTCGTAGCTCAGGCCCGAGCGGGTGAACGAGCCGGAAGACAGATAGCCAGAGAAGAATGCGCCAACGATGTTCGACAGGCCCTGAGCGCGAATTTCCTGATCGGCGTCGATCAGTTGCTCCGAGCGCGCCGACAGCGAGCGGGCGATCGACAGGCTGGTCACCAGGCCAAGCATGCCGACCGCAACGGCACTGGGCAGCAGGCGCAGAATCAGTTCCAGGTCCAGCAACGGCAGTGGGCTGAGCGGCGGCAGTTGGCCAGTGAAAGCCGGTACCCGGGCTACATGGCCGAAGAAGCCCGGCATCAGCCAGGCGAACAGACTGACCAGCACCAGGCTTATCAACAGGCTCGGCCAGCGTGGGCGCCAGAGCTTGAAGGCCATGCCGATGACCACGGTGGCCAGGCCAAGCAGCAGCGAAGGCAGGTCTACTTCACCGGCGTGGCTGGCCAGGTCCTGTACGGTCTTAAGAGCCGTCGCCTGGCTTGGCAGGTCCATGCCCAGCAGGTTGGGCAACTGGCCGAGGGCGATGACGATGGCCGCGCCGAGGGTGAACCCGAGCACCACCGAATGGGAAACGAAATTGACCAGCGCGCCGAAGCGCAGCAGGCCGAGCAGCAATTGGAAGATGCCACCGAGGAAGGTCAACAGCAGCACCAGCGTGATGTAGTCGCTGCTCCCGGCCACGGCCAAGGGGCTGATGCTGGCGTAGAGGACGATTGAGATCGCGGCGGTCGGGCCGCAGATCAGGTGCCAGGAGGAGCCCCACAAGCAGGCCACCAGCACCGGCACGATGGCAGCGTACAGGCCGTACTCGGCGGGCAGGCCGGCGATCAGGGCGTAGGCGATCGATTGTGGCAGGGCGAGGATCGCACCGCTCAGGCCCACCAGCAGATCCTGGCGCAGGCTGCGGCCCGATTGGCGGGGCAGCCAGGTGAGGAAGGGCAGCAGGTGAGTCAGGTGAATCATCGGGTAACTCGCA
The Pseudomonas sp. KU43P genome window above contains:
- a CDS encoding SulP family inorganic anion transporter; protein product: MIHLTHLLPFLTWLPRQSGRSLRQDLLVGLSGAILALPQSIAYALIAGLPAEYGLYAAIVPVLVACLWGSSWHLICGPTAAISIVLYASISPLAVAGSSDYITLVLLLTFLGGIFQLLLGLLRFGALVNFVSHSVVLGFTLGAAIVIALGQLPNLLGMDLPSQATALKTVQDLASHAGEVDLPSLLLGLATVVIGMAFKLWRPRWPSLLISLVLVSLFAWLMPGFFGHVARVPAFTGQLPPLSPLPLLDLELILRLLPSAVAVGMLGLVTSLSIARSLSARSEQLIDADQEIRAQGLSNIVGAFFSGYLSSGSFTRSGLSYDAGARSPLAGVFSALWVALFAVTGAGLIAHLPIPAMAGSILLICWGLVDHRAIRALFRVSRSEFLVMALTAAATLLLELQTAIYAGVLASLFFYLKRTSRPRVQQSREGQADVLRVGGSIFFGAAHYLQVRLQRCQGPHVVIDARQVNFIDYSGVDMLHREARRLRRAGGSLTLQRARPQVIEELQKLEGVELCPIQFAE